One Burkholderia sp. PAMC 26561 genomic window carries:
- a CDS encoding chemotaxis response regulator protein-glutamate methylesterase, translating to MKIGIVNDMPLAVEATRLALATRPDFDVIWVATDGVQAVDYCTAQKPDVVLMDLVMPHVDGTEATRRIMRQAPCAILIVTVDVGANSWRVYEAMGAGALDAVDTPALAGPDAKRGIAALIAKIDQVGAQQRAKAAANPLGAAPRITPGMDLLAIGASAGGPGALAVLLAALPADFTPATVIVQHVDQAFAIGMAEWLNAQSKLPVYIAREGDRPEPGKVLLAATNDHLHFGGGNRLGYTKDPEATPYRPSIDVFFNSVVARWSGNAVGVLLTGMGRDGAAGLAAMRANGFYTIAQDEATCAVYGMPKAAAAINAAVSILPLQNIANAAVNAFASSRKRGV from the coding sequence ATGAAGATCGGAATAGTGAACGACATGCCGCTTGCGGTGGAAGCCACGCGCCTGGCGCTGGCGACGCGGCCTGATTTCGATGTGATCTGGGTGGCGACCGATGGCGTGCAGGCCGTGGATTACTGCACGGCGCAGAAGCCGGACGTCGTGCTGATGGACCTCGTGATGCCGCACGTCGACGGGACGGAAGCCACACGGCGGATCATGCGTCAGGCGCCGTGCGCGATCCTGATCGTGACGGTTGACGTGGGTGCGAACTCGTGGCGCGTGTACGAGGCAATGGGCGCAGGCGCGCTCGATGCCGTCGATACCCCCGCGCTCGCCGGCCCCGACGCGAAGCGCGGGATCGCCGCGTTGATCGCGAAGATCGACCAGGTCGGGGCGCAGCAGCGGGCAAAAGCCGCTGCGAATCCACTGGGTGCCGCGCCGCGTATTACACCCGGTATGGATTTGCTTGCGATAGGCGCGTCGGCCGGCGGTCCCGGAGCGCTTGCGGTGCTGCTCGCCGCGCTGCCGGCCGATTTCACGCCGGCGACGGTGATCGTGCAGCATGTGGATCAGGCGTTTGCCATCGGGATGGCGGAATGGCTGAACGCACAGTCGAAATTGCCGGTGTACATTGCCCGCGAGGGCGATCGTCCGGAGCCGGGAAAGGTGCTGCTGGCCGCGACCAACGACCACCTGCATTTTGGCGGCGGTAACCGGCTTGGCTACACGAAAGATCCGGAGGCGACGCCGTACCGACCTTCGATCGATGTATTTTTCAACAGCGTCGTCGCGCGCTGGAGCGGTAACGCGGTCGGCGTGCTGCTGACCGGCATGGGCCGCGACGGCGCAGCGGGGTTGGCGGCCATGCGCGCCAACGGGTTTTACACGATCGCCCAGGACGAGGCGACGTGCGCTGTATATGGCATGCCGAAAGCGGCCGCCGCAATCAATGCGGCTGTTTCCATCCTGCCGCTTCAGAACATCGCGAATGCTGCCGTCAATGCGTTCGCATCGTCGCGCAAGCGAGGCGTATGA
- a CDS encoding hybrid sensor histidine kinase/response regulator yields MSGASLVDLFREEARAQAQILSDGLLALERAPRDPVTLEACMRAAHSLKGAARIVGVPVGVSLAHVMEDCFVGAQQGRVNVDAAMIDVLLAGVDLIVRIGQASGDETIPQADVDAFVDELNARMSGEAGDSGEASFKPPAPDDFLDLSKELTLAAPVPQSEPEPARPLPVWSPAEQRETTRMLRVRTETLDRLLSHSGESLVESRWLKPFAQSMLRVKRIQRDASRALDFLHESLTESSRSSGTASGAASNVTSTAALDVRTLAALDEIRRLNAEAQRQLGERLAELENYDRRTTHLSQQLYDEALECRMRPFVDATGGFARMVRDVARALEKQVRFVIAGEATEVDRDILDMLEAPLGHLLRNAVDHGIEAPSLRRALGKPPEGTITLEARHSAGSLFISVSDDGGGVDLPALRRAIVQKRLSNEATAARLSEAELLEFLFLPGFSMRDTVTDVSGRGVGLDAVHDVVRQVRGSLRVTQEELVGTRFVMQLPLTLSVIRSLIVEVDGEPYGLPLAHVARTLVLPRASIDLLEGHQHFEFEGRRLGIVTAHQILRAGTFNTVSDTLNVVVIGQGAATYGVVVDRFLGERMLVVQPLDKRLGKVPSIAAGALMENGDPLLIADLDDWLRAVEKLVVDGELGRVSQGTARAVAAPKKRVLVVDDSLTVRELERKLLAGRGYDVTIAVDGMDGWNAVRGERFDLVITDIDMPRLDGIELVTLIRRDPHLRDTPVMIVSYKDRAEDRQRGLDAGADYYLAKGSFHDQTLLDAVRDLIGEAQP; encoded by the coding sequence ATGAGCGGCGCCTCGCTCGTCGATCTGTTCCGCGAGGAAGCGCGGGCACAGGCGCAGATCCTGAGCGACGGCCTGCTCGCGCTCGAACGCGCGCCGCGCGATCCTGTCACGCTTGAAGCGTGCATGCGTGCCGCGCATTCGTTGAAGGGCGCGGCGCGGATTGTCGGCGTGCCGGTCGGCGTGAGCCTCGCGCACGTGATGGAGGACTGCTTCGTCGGCGCGCAGCAGGGCCGCGTGAACGTGGATGCCGCCATGATCGATGTGTTGCTGGCAGGCGTCGACCTGATCGTGCGCATCGGCCAGGCTTCCGGCGACGAAACCATCCCGCAGGCCGACGTCGACGCGTTCGTCGATGAGTTGAATGCGCGGATGAGTGGCGAAGCCGGGGACTCCGGGGAGGCTTCGTTCAAGCCGCCGGCACCGGACGACTTTCTGGATTTATCGAAGGAATTGACGCTCGCCGCGCCGGTTCCCCAATCGGAACCCGAACCCGCGCGCCCGTTGCCCGTCTGGTCGCCGGCCGAACAACGTGAAACGACTCGCATGCTGCGCGTTCGCACGGAAACCCTCGATCGCCTGCTCAGCCATTCCGGCGAGTCGCTGGTGGAATCGCGCTGGCTGAAGCCATTCGCGCAATCCATGCTGCGCGTGAAGCGCATTCAGCGCGACGCGAGCCGCGCGCTCGACTTCCTGCATGAATCGCTGACCGAATCTTCGCGTAGTTCGGGCACCGCTTCGGGCGCCGCTTCGAACGTTACGTCGACCGCCGCGCTCGACGTGCGCACGCTCGCCGCCCTCGATGAAATCCGCCGCCTCAACGCCGAGGCGCAGCGCCAGCTTGGCGAACGCCTGGCCGAGCTCGAGAACTACGACCGCCGTACGACGCACCTTTCGCAACAGCTCTACGACGAAGCGCTCGAATGCAGGATGCGTCCTTTCGTCGATGCCACCGGTGGTTTTGCGCGCATGGTGCGCGACGTCGCGCGTGCGCTCGAGAAACAAGTGCGCTTCGTGATCGCGGGCGAAGCAACGGAGGTGGACCGCGACATTCTGGACATGCTCGAAGCGCCGCTCGGTCACCTGCTGCGCAACGCCGTTGACCACGGCATCGAGGCGCCGTCGCTGCGCCGCGCGCTCGGCAAGCCGCCCGAAGGCACGATCACGCTCGAAGCACGCCACAGCGCGGGATCGCTTTTCATCAGCGTGAGCGATGACGGCGGCGGCGTCGACCTTCCCGCGCTGCGCCGGGCGATCGTGCAAAAACGCCTGTCCAACGAAGCGACGGCCGCGCGTCTGTCGGAAGCGGAATTGCTCGAATTTCTGTTCCTCCCCGGCTTTTCGATGCGCGATACCGTCACCGATGTCTCCGGCCGCGGCGTCGGTCTCGACGCGGTCCACGACGTCGTGCGCCAGGTTCGTGGCAGCCTGCGTGTCACGCAGGAAGAACTCGTCGGCACGCGCTTCGTGATGCAATTGCCGCTCACGCTGTCTGTGATCCGCAGCCTGATCGTGGAGGTCGATGGCGAACCCTACGGCCTGCCGCTCGCGCATGTGGCGCGCACGCTCGTGTTGCCGCGTGCATCGATCGATCTGCTCGAGGGCCATCAGCATTTCGAGTTCGAGGGCAGGCGTCTTGGCATCGTGACGGCGCACCAGATCCTGCGCGCCGGCACCTTCAACACGGTCAGCGACACGCTCAACGTGGTCGTGATCGGCCAGGGTGCGGCGACTTATGGCGTGGTGGTCGACCGGTTCCTCGGCGAGCGCATGCTGGTCGTGCAGCCGCTCGACAAACGTCTCGGCAAGGTGCCGAGCATCGCGGCGGGCGCGTTGATGGAAAACGGCGATCCGCTCCTGATCGCCGATCTCGACGACTGGCTGCGCGCGGTCGAAAAACTCGTCGTCGATGGCGAACTCGGCCGCGTTTCACAAGGTACTGCCCGCGCCGTCGCCGCGCCGAAAAAACGCGTGCTGGTGGTCGACGACTCGCTGACCGTGCGCGAACTCGAACGCAAGCTGCTGGCCGGCCGCGGCTACGACGTGACCATTGCCGTCGATGGCATGGACGGCTGGAACGCAGTGCGCGGAGAGCGCTTCGACCTGGTGATCACGGATATCGACATGCCGCGGCTCGACGGCATCGAGCTCGTGACGCTGATCCGGCGCGATCCGCATTTGCGCGACACGCCGGTCATGATCGTGTCGTACAAGGACCGTGCGGAAGACCGCCAGCGGGGGCTGGACGCGGGCGCGGACTACTATCTGGCAAAGGGCAGTTTCCACGATCAGACGCTGCTCGATGCTGTGCGCGATCTGATTGGCGAGGCGCAGCCATGA
- a CDS encoding diguanylate cyclase domain-containing protein, translated as MEHRNADPLAERARREAQSREAEPESPSDDTSAAATHAADLLNDALNMPSAAESAVMVLLVDDQTIVAEAVRRMLVDEPRLDFHYCANPEDALRVAQATRPTVILQDLVMPGVDGLTLVRQYREHESTRDIPIIVLSTKEEPRIKSAAFAAGANDYLVKLPDSIELIARIRYHSRSYLNLTQRDEAYRALRTSQQKLLETNLELQRLTNSDGLTALSNRRCLDDYLSAEWKRAARDKSPLGFLMIDVDSFKSYNDTYGHVAGDDVLKHVARAVESCLNRPADLAARFGGEEFAVVLPSTSAAGLRLLGEKIRAAVETLAVPHAGAVAKCVTISVGGVTQVPEPGEDVKQLIEAADLALYRAKRDGRNRVEVGGA; from the coding sequence ATGGAACATCGAAACGCAGACCCGCTGGCAGAGCGTGCCCGACGTGAGGCGCAGAGCCGGGAAGCCGAGCCGGAGAGCCCCAGCGACGACACGTCGGCTGCGGCTACCCACGCCGCCGACCTGCTCAACGACGCGCTGAACATGCCGAGCGCGGCGGAAAGCGCGGTCATGGTGCTGCTCGTCGATGACCAGACGATCGTAGCGGAAGCCGTGCGCCGCATGCTGGTGGACGAGCCGAGGCTCGATTTCCATTACTGCGCGAACCCGGAGGACGCGTTGCGGGTGGCGCAAGCCACGCGGCCAACCGTGATCCTGCAGGACCTGGTGATGCCCGGCGTGGATGGACTGACGCTCGTGCGGCAGTATCGTGAACATGAGTCGACCCGCGATATCCCGATCATCGTGTTGTCCACGAAAGAGGAACCGCGCATCAAGAGCGCGGCGTTTGCGGCAGGCGCCAACGATTACCTGGTGAAACTGCCGGACAGCATCGAGCTGATCGCGCGGATCCGTTACCACTCGCGCTCGTACCTGAACCTCACGCAGCGCGACGAGGCGTATCGCGCGTTGCGTACGTCGCAGCAGAAGCTGCTGGAAACGAATCTGGAATTGCAGCGCCTCACGAATTCGGACGGGCTGACGGCCTTGTCGAACCGGCGTTGCCTAGATGATTATCTGAGCGCCGAATGGAAACGCGCCGCGCGCGACAAGTCGCCGCTTGGGTTCCTCATGATCGATGTAGACAGCTTCAAGTCATACAACGATACCTACGGTCACGTCGCCGGTGACGATGTGCTCAAGCACGTCGCGCGCGCCGTTGAATCTTGCCTGAACCGACCTGCGGATCTCGCTGCGCGCTTTGGCGGTGAAGAGTTTGCCGTGGTGCTGCCGTCTACGTCGGCTGCGGGATTGCGCCTCCTCGGCGAAAAAATTCGCGCGGCGGTCGAGACGCTTGCCGTGCCGCATGCCGGCGCGGTTGCCAAGTGCGTCACCATCAGTGTGGGTGGCGTAACGCAAGTGCCGGAACCTGGCGAAGACGTGAAGCAGCTTATCGAAGCGGCTGATCTGGCGTTGTATCGTGCGAAACGCGATGGACGTAACCGGGTCGAAGTCGGCGGCGCATAA
- a CDS encoding chemotaxis protein CheW has product MSEVHDASQTVLIDDCWNRIGVRGDGSCPRLAGYIHCRNCPVHDAAAALVLDREHAVDSIGERQPLNSLADRTAREADTTSWLVFRIGEEWLGLPTAIFQQVAQLRPIHSLPHRRHRAVLGVVNIRGALLVCASLARLFGIASEFAQDGRRDAAQQVVDARDLGRLLVVEPAADSAPRSDFANPIVFPVDAVDGVHRFARADFQEVPATVASMSASHAIAVTAWKGVTVGLLDAAKLFETLNRSLT; this is encoded by the coding sequence ATGAGTGAAGTCCACGACGCGTCCCAGACAGTGCTCATCGATGATTGCTGGAACCGGATCGGCGTGCGTGGCGACGGTTCGTGTCCACGTCTTGCCGGCTACATCCATTGCCGCAATTGCCCCGTGCACGATGCCGCGGCTGCGCTCGTGCTCGACCGTGAGCACGCCGTCGATTCGATCGGCGAACGCCAGCCGCTGAATTCGCTGGCCGACCGTACCGCGCGTGAAGCCGATACCACGTCATGGCTCGTGTTCCGCATCGGCGAAGAATGGCTGGGTTTGCCCACGGCCATCTTCCAGCAGGTCGCGCAGTTAAGGCCGATCCACTCGCTGCCGCACCGGCGTCACCGGGCGGTGCTCGGCGTGGTGAACATCCGCGGCGCGCTGCTGGTTTGCGCATCGCTTGCACGGCTTTTCGGGATTGCATCGGAGTTTGCGCAGGATGGCCGGCGCGACGCCGCGCAGCAGGTCGTCGATGCCCGCGATCTCGGCCGCCTGCTGGTCGTCGAGCCCGCCGCCGATAGCGCGCCGCGCAGCGACTTCGCGAACCCGATCGTGTTTCCCGTCGATGCCGTCGATGGCGTGCATCGATTTGCCCGTGCCGACTTCCAGGAAGTCCCGGCCACGGTCGCGAGCATGTCGGCTTCGCACGCGATCGCCGTCACGGCGTGGAAGGGCGTGACGGTCGGTTTGCTCGACGCCGCGAAGCTCTTCGAAACCCTCAACCGGAGCCTGACATGA
- a CDS encoding type II toxin-antitoxin system HipA family toxin, with protein MNTPASTFDIEKLFDKIRQLDVHTPQGIAGLLAKESTFVFNYGDVEPSAAVSLTMPVRRKSYSSGALMSVFAMNRPEGYLRYIIEERLARFGTPSDMFLLFLAGRNQIGRLTYALRGEAVPEGEGEQLDELLSSPSGQLFERLVSKYALGSGISGVQPKTVVPLLPAAAEPATVDSHAALPLKTVIVKAEGDDYPGIARNEFLCMSVAREAGFEVPDFWLSDDGLLFVMARFDRTPDGAALGFEDMSVLTGNEKYRGSYEMIARAVEVYTGADFRAQAIRLFERVALSCFLRDGDAHMKNIGLLYSDPTGPRRLSPIYDVVCTGIYPSLDGRMALNLNKSKVFPVPEQLVAYGERLGLKRGEAEAVLLRIDTAFDAVADHLAADERYRADDLLSRIRGEVRRTGPLPFTNPRRPAGGFR; from the coding sequence ATGAACACGCCTGCCTCCACTTTCGACATCGAAAAGCTTTTCGACAAAATCCGTCAACTCGATGTCCACACGCCCCAGGGCATCGCCGGATTGCTGGCGAAGGAAAGCACGTTTGTCTTCAATTACGGCGACGTCGAGCCAAGCGCGGCTGTCTCGCTGACCATGCCCGTTCGCCGCAAGAGTTACAGCAGCGGCGCGTTGATGAGCGTCTTCGCCATGAACCGGCCGGAAGGCTATCTGCGTTACATCATCGAAGAAAGACTGGCGCGCTTTGGCACGCCGAGCGACATGTTCCTGTTGTTTCTCGCCGGCCGGAACCAGATCGGACGGCTGACGTATGCGCTGCGCGGCGAGGCGGTGCCCGAAGGCGAGGGCGAGCAGCTCGACGAATTGCTGTCTTCGCCTTCGGGGCAACTGTTCGAGCGGCTCGTGAGCAAGTATGCGCTCGGGTCTGGTATCTCGGGCGTGCAACCCAAGACGGTCGTGCCGCTGCTTCCAGCGGCCGCCGAGCCTGCTACCGTCGATTCACACGCTGCATTGCCGCTCAAGACGGTGATCGTGAAAGCGGAGGGTGACGACTATCCAGGCATCGCGCGCAACGAGTTCCTTTGCATGTCGGTGGCGCGGGAAGCGGGTTTCGAAGTGCCGGACTTCTGGCTGTCCGACGACGGTCTTCTATTTGTCATGGCCCGGTTCGACCGCACGCCGGACGGCGCGGCGCTCGGTTTCGAGGACATGAGCGTGCTGACGGGCAACGAGAAGTATCGCGGCAGTTACGAGATGATCGCGCGTGCAGTGGAGGTGTACACGGGTGCGGATTTCCGCGCACAGGCCATCCGGCTGTTCGAGCGTGTGGCGTTGTCGTGCTTTCTGCGTGACGGGGATGCCCACATGAAGAACATCGGCCTGCTGTATTCGGATCCAACCGGACCGCGCCGCCTTTCGCCTATTTACGATGTCGTCTGTACGGGCATCTATCCGTCGCTCGATGGCCGCATGGCGCTGAACCTGAACAAGTCCAAGGTGTTCCCGGTGCCCGAACAGCTCGTGGCTTACGGTGAACGCCTGGGCCTGAAACGCGGCGAGGCGGAAGCGGTGCTGTTGCGCATCGATACCGCTTTCGACGCCGTCGCCGACCATCTCGCCGCCGACGAACGATATCGAGCCGATGACCTCCTTTCCCGCATCCGTGGCGAGGTTCGTCGAACGGGCCCGTTGCCGTTTACCAATCCAAGAAGACCCGCCGGTGGTTTTCGCTGA
- a CDS encoding CheR family methyltransferase yields the protein MKHDFISVQTRRALDALHESVREPLPRAQILRFAALLHKTIGLDAASIGDKAIERAVADRYAAWRAANAVKFPAAGIEDFWIAVSGAPEQLQALIEAVVVPETWFFRDSEAFNALVTLARARLAEQPFKPVRILCMPCSTGEEAYTIAMALLDAGIAPERFTIDAIDISNHALTIAREARYGSNAFRSRALGFRDRHFKPSGDHWRLSADVTERVRFRQANLLTLETQAFEPFDFVFCRNVLIYFDREMQRTAVRVLDDLLAPGATLFVGPAETGLMMREGMTSAKLALAFAFRRPENGRPSFDDTRLKDAKTRALYSAIAKAEEEMGFSARQAAPRAVSASANLAAANVFASQAGSLLSGLQPNARPFASVPAAKTAAPAASVHAAARPAPDGQGTLDQAHALANSGSLSEAAALARGFLETHPSSADAYYLLGVIADAQGAQTEARGHYKRALYLDPEHGEALTHLAAVLGLEGDRAGAQLLLARAARASHPGRASGGRDE from the coding sequence ATGAAGCACGACTTCATCTCCGTTCAGACGCGCCGCGCGCTCGATGCGCTGCATGAAAGCGTGCGCGAACCGCTCCCCCGTGCGCAGATCCTGCGCTTTGCGGCGTTGCTGCATAAAACGATCGGGCTGGATGCGGCGTCTATCGGCGACAAAGCAATCGAGCGGGCCGTAGCCGATCGTTATGCCGCGTGGCGTGCGGCGAACGCCGTGAAATTCCCGGCGGCCGGCATCGAAGATTTCTGGATTGCGGTGAGCGGTGCGCCGGAGCAGTTGCAGGCGCTGATCGAGGCGGTGGTCGTGCCCGAGACGTGGTTTTTCCGCGATAGCGAGGCATTCAACGCGCTCGTGACCCTCGCACGCGCACGGCTCGCCGAACAGCCGTTCAAGCCGGTGCGCATCCTCTGCATGCCGTGCTCGACGGGCGAGGAGGCGTACACCATCGCCATGGCCTTGCTCGACGCGGGGATTGCGCCCGAGCGTTTCACCATCGATGCCATCGATATCAGCAATCACGCCCTCACCATCGCTCGCGAGGCGCGATACGGCAGCAATGCATTCCGCAGTCGGGCGCTCGGCTTTCGCGACCGCCATTTCAAGCCGTCGGGCGACCATTGGCGTCTTTCCGCCGACGTCACCGAACGCGTGCGTTTTCGGCAGGCAAACTTGCTGACGCTCGAAACCCAGGCATTCGAGCCGTTCGATTTCGTGTTCTGCCGCAACGTCCTGATCTATTTCGATCGGGAAATGCAACGCACCGCCGTGCGCGTGCTGGACGATCTGCTTGCGCCTGGCGCGACCCTGTTCGTCGGGCCGGCGGAAACCGGGCTGATGATGCGTGAGGGAATGACATCGGCGAAACTCGCGCTTGCGTTTGCGTTCCGGCGGCCTGAGAACGGCCGGCCATCGTTTGACGATACCCGCCTGAAAGACGCGAAGACGCGGGCGCTGTATTCGGCAATCGCGAAAGCGGAAGAGGAGATGGGCTTTTCGGCGCGCCAAGCCGCGCCACGGGCTGTCTCGGCAAGCGCGAATCTGGCTGCAGCGAATGTGTTTGCATCGCAAGCCGGGTCATTGTTGAGCGGCCTGCAGCCGAACGCACGTCCTTTTGCATCGGTGCCCGCAGCGAAGACCGCAGCGCCGGCGGCATCTGTCCACGCGGCCGCGAGACCGGCGCCGGACGGGCAGGGCACGCTCGACCAGGCACACGCGCTCGCTAACAGCGGGTCCTTGTCCGAAGCCGCCGCTCTTGCCCGTGGGTTCCTCGAGACCCATCCGTCGAGCGCAGACGCGTATTACCTGCTGGGCGTCATTGCCGATGCTCAGGGCGCGCAAACCGAGGCGCGCGGTCATTACAAACGTGCGCTGTATCTGGATCCCGAGCATGGCGAAGCGTTGACGCATCTCGCAGCGGTGTTGGGACTGGAGGGTGATCGTGCGGGCGCGCAATTGCTGCTGGCTCGTGCGGCGCGGGCGAGTCATCCGGGTCGTGCTTCGGGAGGACGCGATGAGTGA
- a CDS encoding methyl-accepting chemotaxis protein, which translates to MKQLTIRNRILASFGVILALMLVMAVVSYALFSDIDRDAHSQEVDSSPGVYLATTIRASWFENYTVTQRLIYIDTEPDQIKRDTQRAAETKDSLDKLMDKYAATIFDDEDRRLFNNFKQQRTLYAPVQGQILDDLAVSKATAATAFNTRLTPIWEAGRTAIRELVELNNSQQIRSAQSIRQSVTKAEITLLVVLLVTFVVAAWAGFLLLKAITIPMQRLVEVVDAMRTGDLSQRLHLERGDEFGTLGTGFNRMTDELTGLVGQAQKSAVQVTTSVAEIAATAREQQATASETAATTTEIGATSREIFATSRDLVRTMNEVSGVAEQSAQLAGTGQIGLTRMEDTMRLVMEAAGSVNGKLAILNERASNINQVVATITKVADQTNLLSLNAAIEAEKAGEYGRGFAVVATEIRRLADQTAVATFDIEQMVKEIQSAVAAGVMGMDKFSEEVRRGMTDVQQVGGQLSQIIMQVQTLAPRFVMVNEGMQTQATGADQITQALAQLSEAAQQTAESLRQSTQAIDDLTHTANGLRTGVSRFKVATV; encoded by the coding sequence GTGAAGCAGTTGACCATTCGAAACCGGATTCTTGCGAGCTTCGGCGTGATCCTGGCGTTGATGCTGGTGATGGCCGTGGTGTCGTACGCGTTGTTCAGCGACATCGATCGTGACGCGCATAGCCAGGAAGTCGATTCCTCACCGGGCGTTTATCTCGCGACGACGATCCGCGCGTCGTGGTTCGAGAACTACACGGTGACGCAGCGGTTGATCTACATCGATACCGAGCCCGATCAGATCAAGCGCGACACGCAGCGTGCAGCGGAGACGAAGGACTCGCTGGACAAGCTGATGGACAAATACGCAGCCACGATCTTCGACGACGAGGACCGTCGCCTCTTCAACAATTTCAAGCAGCAACGCACGCTCTACGCGCCGGTCCAGGGGCAGATCCTCGATGACCTGGCGGTATCGAAGGCTACGGCCGCAACGGCGTTCAACACCCGGCTCACGCCGATCTGGGAAGCGGGCAGGACCGCGATCCGCGAGTTGGTCGAGCTGAACAATTCACAGCAGATCAGGTCGGCGCAGAGCATTCGCCAGTCGGTCACGAAAGCTGAAATAACGCTGCTGGTCGTGCTTCTCGTGACGTTCGTGGTGGCGGCTTGGGCGGGCTTCCTGTTGCTCAAGGCCATCACGATCCCCATGCAGCGCCTGGTCGAAGTGGTCGATGCCATGCGTACCGGCGATCTTTCGCAGCGCCTGCACCTTGAGCGCGGGGATGAATTCGGCACGCTCGGCACGGGTTTCAACCGCATGACCGATGAACTCACGGGTCTCGTCGGACAGGCGCAGAAGTCGGCGGTGCAGGTGACCACGTCCGTGGCGGAAATTGCCGCGACTGCGCGCGAACAGCAAGCCACGGCGAGCGAAACGGCGGCCACGACCACGGAGATCGGCGCGACATCGCGGGAAATCTTTGCGACGTCCCGCGATCTCGTGCGCACGATGAACGAGGTCTCCGGCGTCGCCGAACAGTCGGCGCAACTCGCCGGCACGGGTCAGATCGGCTTGACGCGGATGGAAGACACCATGCGCCTGGTAATGGAGGCGGCCGGCTCGGTGAACGGCAAGCTGGCGATCCTGAACGAGCGTGCGAGCAACATCAACCAGGTGGTTGCCACCATCACGAAGGTCGCCGACCAGACCAATTTGCTGTCGCTGAATGCGGCGATCGAAGCGGAGAAGGCGGGCGAATACGGGCGCGGTTTCGCGGTCGTTGCGACCGAGATCCGCCGGCTTGCGGATCAGACGGCGGTTGCAACCTTCGATATCGAACAGATGGTGAAGGAGATCCAGTCGGCGGTCGCCGCCGGCGTGATGGGCATGGACAAGTTCTCCGAAGAAGTGCGGCGCGGCATGACCGACGTACAACAGGTCGGCGGCCAGTTGTCTCAGATCATCATGCAGGTGCAGACGCTCGCGCCACGTTTCGTGATGGTCAACGAAGGCATGCAGACGCAGGCGACGGGCGCCGACCAGATCACGCAGGCGCTCGCGCAACTGTCCGAGGCCGCGCAGCAGACGGCTGAGTCGCTGCGGCAGTCGACGCAAGCCATCGACGACCTCACGCACACCGCCAACGGCCTGCGCACGGGTGTGTCGCGCTTCAAGGTCGCGACGGTCTGA
- a CDS encoding chemotaxis protein CheW: MLFVQFTLDQDRYVLDSSQIERMLPLAPLKTMPGVPAWVAGIFEYEGAPVPVIDLAALALGRHSHDRLSTRLALVYYPHKSGADVEMRRLGILLERATRTISFDASAFSPAGIEAADARYLGPLARDAEGLVQWVRIEHLLPEHVQAQLFTESAA, encoded by the coding sequence ATGCTCTTCGTTCAGTTCACGCTCGATCAAGACCGCTACGTTCTCGACAGCTCGCAGATCGAGCGGATGTTGCCGCTCGCGCCGCTGAAGACCATGCCGGGCGTGCCCGCGTGGGTGGCCGGCATTTTCGAGTACGAGGGCGCACCGGTGCCGGTCATCGATCTGGCGGCGCTCGCGCTCGGGCGGCATTCACATGACCGGCTTTCGACGCGGCTTGCGCTGGTGTATTACCCGCACAAAAGCGGCGCGGACGTCGAAATGCGCCGGCTGGGCATCCTGTTGGAACGCGCGACCCGCACGATCTCCTTCGATGCAAGCGCGTTCAGCCCCGCTGGTATCGAAGCGGCGGATGCGCGCTATTTGGGGCCGCTTGCACGCGACGCGGAAGGACTCGTGCAGTGGGTCCGGATCGAACATCTGTTGCCCGAGCACGTGCAGGCGCAACTTTTCACCGAGAGCGCGGCATGA
- a CDS encoding helix-turn-helix domain-containing protein produces MNQQTLADRAGVSRRTITNAETAQNVGLHEFCRMANALGYDLTLRPKDTVVYEDLDFFFREEE; encoded by the coding sequence ATGAATCAGCAGACGCTCGCCGACCGCGCAGGCGTGTCGCGGCGAACGATCACGAACGCGGAGACCGCGCAGAACGTCGGTCTTCATGAGTTCTGCCGAATGGCGAACGCGCTGGGTTACGACCTGACCTTGCGTCCGAAAGATACCGTGGTCTACGAGGACCTGGATTTCTTTTTCCGGGAGGAGGAATGA